Proteins from a single region of Haloterrigena alkaliphila:
- a CDS encoding YgaP family membrane protein, with amino-acid sequence MQRNVGGTDRIVRGVLGIWLVVMSAAAYQDGKRERAAIAGIAGIGLLQNAWMRFCGGNFLLGVDTTGDSRSAE; translated from the coding sequence ATGCAGCGAAACGTCGGCGGAACCGATCGTATCGTTCGCGGCGTGCTCGGCATCTGGCTGGTCGTGATGTCCGCGGCGGCCTATCAGGACGGAAAGCGAGAGCGCGCGGCCATCGCGGGCATCGCCGGAATCGGGCTCCTCCAGAACGCGTGGATGCGTTTCTGTGGCGGCAACTTCCTGCTCGGGGTCGACACGACCGGGGACTCCCGATCCGCGGAGTGA
- a CDS encoding bifunctional N(6)-L-threonylcarbamoyladenine synthase/serine/threonine protein kinase, with protein MSTHTRILGIEGTAWAASAAVYDAATDDVFIESDAYQPESGGIHPREAAEHMHDAIPRVVETALEHARDTHDGPEDEAPVDAVAFSKGPGLGPCLRIVGTAARALSQALEVPLVGVNHMVAHLEIGRHTADFDSPVCLNASGANAHLLAYRNGRYRVLGETMDTGVGNAIDKFTRHVGWSHPGGPKVEAAAEDGEYVDLPYVVKGMDFSFSGIMSAAKQRYDDEVPIEDICFSLQENVFGMLTEVAERALSLTGSDELVLGGGVGQNARLREMLAEMCDQRGADFHAPEPRFLRDNAGMIAVLGAKMYDAGDTVALEDSRVDPNYRPDQVPVTWRTDEPELAAGRNAGEDRRQVRGAEATVDLEPAAGRVTKRRESKSYRHPELDDRLRRERTTLEVRLTSLARREGVPTPVLSDVDLREARLELEYVGEADLRDDLAAERVREVGRHLARLHLAGFVHGDPTTRNVRVGRAGRDASRDERTADGREQRDAPPNERTEGDREQDAERSYLIDFGLGYHTDHVEDYAMDVHVFDQSLVGTADDPEPLREALREGYREVGEERVLERLRDVEGRGRYVSDDV; from the coding sequence GTGAGTACTCACACCCGAATTCTCGGCATCGAAGGCACCGCCTGGGCTGCCAGCGCGGCCGTCTACGATGCGGCGACCGACGACGTGTTCATCGAGAGCGACGCCTACCAGCCCGAGAGCGGCGGTATCCACCCCCGCGAGGCCGCCGAGCACATGCACGACGCGATCCCCCGCGTCGTCGAGACCGCACTCGAGCACGCCCGCGACACCCACGACGGCCCCGAAGACGAGGCCCCGGTGGACGCGGTTGCCTTTTCGAAAGGGCCGGGTCTCGGCCCCTGCCTGCGCATCGTCGGGACGGCCGCCCGCGCGCTCTCCCAGGCGCTCGAGGTCCCCCTCGTCGGCGTCAACCACATGGTCGCCCACCTCGAGATCGGTCGCCACACCGCCGACTTCGACTCGCCGGTCTGTCTGAACGCCAGCGGCGCGAACGCCCACCTGCTGGCCTACCGCAACGGCCGCTACCGCGTGCTCGGCGAGACGATGGACACCGGCGTCGGCAACGCCATCGACAAGTTCACGCGCCACGTCGGCTGGTCCCATCCCGGCGGGCCGAAAGTCGAGGCGGCCGCCGAGGACGGCGAGTACGTCGACCTCCCCTACGTGGTCAAGGGAATGGACTTCTCGTTTTCGGGCATCATGAGCGCCGCCAAGCAGCGATACGACGACGAGGTTCCGATCGAGGACATCTGCTTCTCGCTGCAGGAGAACGTCTTCGGGATGCTGACCGAAGTGGCCGAACGCGCGCTCTCGCTGACCGGCAGCGACGAACTCGTGCTGGGCGGCGGCGTCGGACAGAACGCCCGCTTGCGCGAGATGCTCGCGGAAATGTGCGATCAGCGCGGCGCCGACTTTCACGCGCCCGAGCCCCGATTCCTGCGCGACAACGCCGGCATGATCGCCGTGCTGGGCGCGAAGATGTACGACGCCGGCGACACCGTCGCGCTCGAGGACTCCCGAGTCGACCCGAACTATCGGCCCGATCAGGTCCCCGTGACCTGGAGAACGGACGAGCCCGAACTGGCGGCCGGCCGCAACGCCGGCGAGGACCGCCGGCAGGTTCGCGGCGCCGAAGCGACCGTCGACCTCGAGCCGGCGGCGGGCCGGGTCACGAAACGCCGGGAGTCCAAGAGCTACCGCCATCCCGAACTCGACGACCGACTCCGGCGCGAGCGGACGACCCTCGAGGTCCGCCTGACCAGCCTCGCGCGCCGCGAGGGCGTCCCCACGCCGGTGCTCTCGGACGTCGATTTGCGGGAGGCGCGCCTCGAACTCGAGTACGTCGGCGAGGCGGACCTCCGCGACGACCTGGCCGCCGAGCGCGTTCGCGAGGTCGGCCGGCACCTCGCGCGACTACATCTGGCCGGGTTCGTCCACGGCGATCCGACGACGCGAAATGTGCGTGTCGGGCGTGCGGGACGCGACGCGTCCCGGGACGAGCGAACGGCTGACGGCCGCGAGCAGCGCGACGCGCCGCCGAACGAGCGAACGGAGGGTGACCGTGAGCAGGACGCCGAGCGGTCGTACCTCATCGACTTCGGCCTCGGCTACCACACCGACCACGTCGAGGACTACGCGATGGACGTCCACGTTTTCGACCAGAGCCTCGTCGGCACCGCGGACGACCCCGAGCCGCTGCGCGAGGCGCTCCGCGAGGGCTACCGCGAGGTCGGCGAGGAGCGCGTGCTCGAGCGCCTGCGAGACGTGGAGGGGCGGGGCCGGTACGTCAGCGACGACGTGTGA
- a CDS encoding PAS domain-containing sensor histidine kinase, translated as MVSSARRASTYVREYSVSIVGLGLLAVVGAYVLTFGGAPTLLVLEMGVPTLIGVALVWYGVRTHADESEPTRADIVTACSLAAGAMMALFCAWSIYLLSVRIGFTGGLSQPVLSALSAGIALGALLGHVYIEFSYHYRENERLSHAVEASMDGIAVVVDDRHVYVNDAYASLYGVRNADTLEGTRWTTLFTNAAQASIEGEVESAVAERNYWRGTLTGERTDGTTFPLDVTVSALQHGSVVIARDVTDQRDREQRIQVLNRVLRHNLRNAVTVIQGHANLIADRNERLERRHVRPILAEIDDLIATADKARGVERTLERNGTTDRIEATEAIRSVADRARAAYPDARIVTQTEAPGAGTNPPMIDASVVDALNELVDNAVRHNPASGDDAPDVPSVEIVVQTVDYDADPRLEFTVADDGEGIPETERRAVLDGQETQLDHGSGLGLWLVNWIVQNAGGDLRFADRSGGGTVVTLSFPAERAVEVEPPLSPSL; from the coding sequence ATGGTCTCCAGTGCTCGCCGCGCGTCGACGTACGTTCGGGAGTACTCGGTTTCGATCGTCGGCCTCGGATTGCTCGCCGTCGTCGGTGCGTACGTGCTGACGTTCGGCGGCGCCCCGACGTTGCTGGTCCTCGAGATGGGCGTTCCGACGCTCATCGGGGTCGCACTGGTCTGGTACGGCGTTCGAACGCACGCCGACGAGTCGGAGCCGACTCGAGCCGATATCGTCACCGCGTGTTCGCTCGCCGCCGGTGCGATGATGGCGCTGTTTTGCGCCTGGAGCATCTACCTCCTCTCGGTCCGGATCGGGTTCACCGGCGGGCTCTCACAGCCGGTACTCAGCGCGCTGAGCGCCGGTATCGCCCTCGGGGCGCTGCTCGGACACGTTTACATCGAATTCTCTTACCACTACCGCGAGAACGAGCGCCTCTCCCACGCCGTCGAGGCCTCGATGGACGGGATCGCCGTCGTCGTGGACGATCGGCACGTCTACGTCAACGACGCCTACGCCTCGCTCTACGGGGTCAGAAACGCCGACACCCTCGAGGGGACGCGTTGGACGACGCTCTTTACGAACGCCGCACAGGCCTCGATCGAGGGCGAGGTCGAGTCGGCGGTCGCCGAGCGCAACTACTGGCGGGGGACGCTGACCGGCGAGCGAACCGACGGCACGACGTTTCCCCTGGACGTGACCGTCAGCGCGCTCCAGCACGGCTCCGTCGTCATCGCCCGCGACGTCACGGACCAGCGCGACCGGGAGCAACGCATTCAGGTGCTCAACCGCGTCCTCCGGCACAACCTCCGAAACGCCGTGACCGTCATCCAGGGCCACGCCAACCTCATCGCCGATCGAAACGAGCGCCTCGAGCGGCGCCACGTGCGACCGATCCTCGCGGAGATCGACGACCTGATCGCGACGGCCGACAAGGCCCGCGGCGTCGAACGGACCCTCGAACGGAACGGCACCACCGACCGCATCGAGGCCACGGAGGCGATCCGGTCGGTCGCCGACCGCGCGCGAGCGGCCTATCCCGACGCCCGGATCGTCACCCAGACCGAAGCGCCGGGAGCGGGCACGAACCCACCGATGATCGACGCCAGCGTCGTCGACGCGCTCAACGAACTCGTCGATAACGCGGTCAGGCACAACCCGGCGAGCGGGGACGACGCCCCGGACGTGCCGTCCGTCGAAATCGTCGTCCAGACCGTCGACTACGACGCCGATCCCCGCCTCGAGTTCACGGTCGCCGACGACGGCGAGGGGATTCCCGAAACCGAGCGACGGGCGGTGCTCGACGGTCAAGAGACCCAGCTCGATCACGGCTCCGGACTGGGGCTGTGGCTGGTCAACTGGATCGTCCAGAACGCCGGCGGCGATCTGCGCTTCGCGGACCGCTCGGGCGGTGGAACGGTCGTGACGCTCTCGTTTCCCGCCGAGCGCGCCGTCGAGGTAGAGCCCCCACTCTCCCCGTCGCTGTGA
- a CDS encoding 30S ribosomal protein S27ae, producing the protein MARHELYEDDGSTEREQCPRCGDAFLADHGDRQHCGKCGYTEWE; encoded by the coding sequence ATGGCTCGCCACGAACTCTACGAAGACGACGGCAGCACGGAACGCGAACAGTGCCCCCGCTGCGGGGACGCCTTCCTCGCCGACCACGGCGACCGCCAGCACTGCGGGAAGTGCGGTTACACCGAGTGGGAGTAG
- a CDS encoding DUF5808 domain-containing protein translates to MADKPTSGEILGVPYNFDRPSIGRMISSYWQPGEGMLVEKPFGVGYTLNLANWRSWIVVLVAGGLLWHQEQGASEGGADRQDEPVEVIVDDSETDD, encoded by the coding sequence ATGGCAGACAAACCGACGTCCGGAGAGATTCTCGGCGTACCGTACAACTTCGATCGACCCAGCATCGGACGGATGATCTCCTCGTACTGGCAGCCCGGCGAGGGGATGCTCGTCGAGAAGCCGTTCGGCGTCGGCTACACGCTGAACCTCGCCAACTGGCGGTCGTGGATCGTCGTCCTCGTCGCCGGCGGCCTCCTCTGGCACCAGGAGCAGGGCGCCTCGGAGGGCGGCGCGGACCGGCAGGACGAACCCGTCGAGGTCATCGTCGACGACAGCGAAACGGACGACTGA
- a CDS encoding helix-turn-helix domain-containing protein, with product MKRVRITLDPAGDYAPPLYRRLAGEASYLDRVRIVNWNVAAPPTAFLLWLRGDYRRFEAELAASENADEYELLPLTDRECHCFLEGEVADAARLLFENFTQGSLITVPPIECHDDGTNTFSIVGTDADIQNAVEGVPDGVGVTIEAVGGETVAPTSAVGRLSRRQREAAEVALEIGYYEVPRRATTADVARELDCATATAAEHLQKAESKLIGALLEQ from the coding sequence ATGAAACGCGTTCGCATCACGCTGGACCCCGCAGGCGACTACGCGCCGCCGCTGTATCGACGACTCGCGGGCGAGGCGTCGTATTTGGACCGGGTTCGGATCGTCAACTGGAACGTCGCGGCGCCGCCGACGGCGTTCCTGCTGTGGCTCCGCGGCGACTACCGGCGGTTCGAAGCCGAACTGGCGGCCAGCGAGAACGCCGACGAGTACGAGCTCCTCCCGCTCACCGACCGGGAGTGTCACTGCTTCCTCGAGGGGGAGGTCGCCGACGCAGCCCGGCTCCTGTTCGAGAACTTCACGCAGGGGAGCCTGATCACCGTCCCGCCGATCGAGTGCCACGACGACGGGACGAACACGTTCTCCATCGTCGGCACGGACGCCGACATCCAGAACGCGGTCGAGGGCGTCCCCGACGGCGTCGGCGTCACCATCGAGGCGGTCGGCGGGGAGACCGTGGCACCGACGAGCGCCGTCGGCCGACTGTCCCGACGACAGCGCGAGGCCGCCGAAGTCGCCCTCGAGATCGGCTACTACGAGGTTCCCCGTCGGGCGACGACGGCCGATGTCGCCCGCGAACTCGACTGTGCGACCGCGACAGCGGCGGAACACCTGCAGAAGGCCGAGTCGAAGCTGATCGGCGCCCTGCTGGAGCAGTGA
- a CDS encoding NADH-quinone oxidoreductase subunit D, with product MSSESTLESRSAESGPTPDLEALLGESVLARDDHLNAPGVVIRPDEVQDVLATLRDEAGFDHCACVTAQQYADRFETIYHLRSYDDPTREASVVVPTPVDDPVSESAEPVFRTADWHEREAYDLVGIEYEGHPDPRRILLPETWQGHPLSRSYDQEKSQVVTLSEHANPIADDEHDAVSDTMFLNVGPHHPSTHGVMHVKAVLDGETVVDVDPDIGYIHRCEEQLCQQGTYRHQIMPYPDRWDWMSGLCNEWAYARAAEDLADLEVPEYAQVLRTMGAELSRLASHFISLGTYALDVFGEFTAAFQYAIRDRELVLDRLEDLTGQRMMYNYFRLGGVAWDLPEPREEFIDETRDFLDGLPAKIDEYHDLLVTNEIFQHRCLDTGVLESEVAKRYGCTGPVARASGIEYDLRRDDPYGYYDELEWDVVTEPDGDNYSRVLVRLREVEESAKIVAQCLDLLEEWPEDERTVQSNVPRTLKPAPDTETYRAVEGAKGELGIYVRADGSATPARFKIRSPCFSNLSVLPEIAEGEYIPDLVAAIGSLDCIMGEVDR from the coding sequence ATGTCATCGGAGTCGACGCTCGAGTCTCGGTCGGCCGAGTCCGGGCCGACACCGGACCTCGAGGCGCTGCTCGGCGAGTCGGTCCTCGCTCGAGACGACCACCTGAACGCGCCGGGGGTCGTGATCCGGCCGGACGAGGTACAGGACGTCCTCGCGACCTTGCGCGACGAGGCGGGGTTCGACCACTGTGCCTGCGTCACCGCCCAGCAGTACGCGGACCGATTCGAGACGATCTACCACCTGCGGTCGTACGACGATCCGACGCGAGAGGCGTCGGTCGTCGTCCCGACGCCGGTCGACGACCCGGTCAGCGAATCGGCCGAACCCGTCTTTCGAACCGCCGACTGGCACGAGCGCGAGGCCTACGACCTCGTCGGGATCGAGTACGAGGGCCACCCCGATCCCCGCCGGATTCTACTCCCGGAAACCTGGCAGGGCCATCCGCTCTCGCGGTCCTACGATCAGGAGAAATCGCAGGTCGTGACCCTCTCCGAGCACGCGAATCCGATCGCGGACGACGAGCACGACGCCGTCTCGGACACGATGTTTCTCAACGTCGGCCCGCACCACCCCTCGACCCACGGCGTCATGCACGTGAAAGCGGTGTTAGACGGCGAGACGGTCGTCGACGTCGACCCCGACATCGGCTACATCCACCGCTGCGAGGAGCAGTTGTGCCAGCAAGGGACCTACCGCCATCAGATCATGCCCTACCCCGATCGCTGGGACTGGATGTCCGGGTTGTGCAACGAGTGGGCCTACGCCCGCGCCGCCGAGGACCTGGCGGACCTCGAGGTTCCGGAGTACGCGCAGGTGCTCCGGACGATGGGTGCCGAACTCTCGCGACTCGCCTCCCACTTCATCTCGCTCGGCACCTACGCGCTGGACGTCTTCGGCGAGTTCACCGCCGCCTTCCAGTACGCCATCCGCGACCGCGAACTCGTTCTCGACCGCCTCGAGGACCTGACCGGCCAGCGGATGATGTACAACTACTTCCGGCTGGGCGGGGTCGCCTGGGACCTCCCCGAGCCCCGCGAGGAATTCATCGACGAAACGCGCGACTTTCTCGACGGGCTCCCTGCCAAGATCGACGAGTACCACGATCTGCTGGTCACCAACGAAATCTTCCAGCACCGCTGTCTCGATACCGGCGTCCTCGAGTCCGAGGTCGCCAAACGGTACGGCTGTACCGGCCCGGTCGCCCGCGCCTCCGGGATCGAGTACGACCTCCGCCGGGACGACCCCTACGGCTACTACGACGAACTCGAGTGGGACGTCGTCACGGAACCCGACGGCGACAACTACAGTCGCGTCCTCGTTCGACTGCGCGAGGTCGAGGAGTCGGCCAAGATCGTCGCGCAGTGTCTCGACTTGCTCGAGGAGTGGCCCGAGGACGAACGGACCGTCCAGAGCAACGTTCCGCGGACGCTCAAGCCGGCGCCCGACACCGAGACGTACCGCGCCGTCGAGGGCGCGAAGGGTGAACTCGGGATCTACGTCCGCGCGGACGGCTCCGCCACGCCGGCGCGGTTCAAGATCCGGAGCCCGTGTTTCTCGAACCTCTCCGTGCTCCCCGAGATCGCCGAGGGGGAGTACATACCGGACCTCGTCGCCGCGATCGGCAGTCTGGACTGCATCATGGGCGAAGTCGATCGCTGA
- a CDS encoding helix-turn-helix domain-containing protein, protein MKTVRLTLRYDAETIHPMHRFVADSDDFDAYRMVHGNLAGDDDHAFIFHVVGDPDAYAAAMERTEQVGDYDLNRTGERTFTVYVRDVPEDVDERLLDSFTRGSLVVLPPIEYRSDWTVRFSVVGESDDLRRALEGIPDGIEATVGRVGEYDGGDAAVGSLTDRQREALRTARELGYFDVPRTASVDDVAAALNCAPGTAAEHLRKAEASVIDALEL, encoded by the coding sequence GTGAAGACCGTTCGGCTCACGCTCCGGTACGACGCCGAGACGATCCATCCGATGCACCGGTTCGTCGCCGACAGCGACGACTTCGACGCCTATCGGATGGTCCACGGCAACCTCGCCGGAGACGACGACCACGCCTTCATTTTCCACGTCGTCGGCGATCCGGACGCCTACGCGGCCGCGATGGAGCGGACCGAACAGGTCGGCGACTACGACCTCAACAGGACCGGCGAGCGGACGTTCACCGTCTACGTCCGCGACGTCCCCGAGGACGTCGACGAGCGCCTGCTCGACTCCTTCACGCGAGGGAGCCTCGTCGTCCTGCCGCCGATCGAGTACCGCTCCGACTGGACGGTCCGCTTCTCGGTCGTCGGCGAGTCCGACGACCTCCGGCGCGCCCTCGAGGGGATCCCCGACGGGATCGAGGCGACCGTCGGCCGCGTCGGCGAGTACGACGGCGGCGACGCCGCGGTCGGCTCCCTGACCGACCGCCAGCGCGAGGCGCTGCGGACGGCGCGAGAGTTAGGGTACTTCGACGTTCCGCGGACCGCGAGCGTCGACGACGTCGCCGCGGCGCTGAACTGCGCGCCCGGAACCGCGGCGGAACACCTGCGGAAGGCCGAAGCCAGCGTGATCGACGCGCTCGAGTTGTAG
- a CDS encoding helix-turn-helix domain-containing protein produces the protein MRYVTYTITPQQGNFDPAEELLREHGVALQTIQAIDYLADETIVTRREIQGDREDIVGALEDPAANILEYSLFDVEGSTVLQMQYEPGELTRRILEIHQRHAVLPDYPMEYTGAKNSTLRISQIGSEAELQSLIAETRAIVDVEIERLGTYDPSDGEHLIELTDRQREVLSVAIEEGYYQEPRAVTYQDIADRLDCSAGTVGQHLRRIESRLMSTVITGGSRANRASGPSDDTDAETTPPSR, from the coding sequence ATGCGGTATGTGACATATACTATCACGCCACAGCAGGGGAACTTCGATCCGGCGGAGGAGCTGTTGCGTGAGCACGGGGTGGCGTTGCAAACGATTCAGGCGATCGACTACCTCGCCGACGAGACGATCGTCACTCGTCGCGAGATTCAGGGGGACCGCGAGGACATCGTCGGTGCGCTCGAGGATCCCGCCGCGAACATCCTCGAGTACTCGCTGTTCGACGTCGAGGGGAGTACGGTCCTGCAGATGCAGTACGAACCCGGCGAGTTGACCCGGCGGATCCTCGAGATCCACCAGCGGCACGCGGTGTTGCCGGACTACCCGATGGAGTACACCGGGGCGAAGAACAGCACGCTTCGCATCTCCCAGATCGGAAGCGAGGCGGAGCTCCAGTCGCTGATCGCCGAGACGCGGGCGATCGTCGACGTCGAAATCGAACGCCTCGGGACCTACGATCCCTCGGACGGCGAGCACCTCATCGAACTGACCGACCGCCAGCGGGAGGTCCTGTCCGTCGCGATCGAGGAGGGCTACTACCAGGAGCCCCGGGCGGTGACCTATCAGGACATCGCGGATCGCCTCGACTGTTCGGCGGGGACCGTCGGCCAGCATCTCCGCCGCATCGAATCGCGGCTCATGTCGACGGTTATCACCGGGGGCTCGAGGGCCAACCGAGCGTCGGGACCGAGCGACGATACCGACGCGGAGACGACACCGCCCTCGAGGTAG
- a CDS encoding 30S ribosomal protein S24e translates to MDVDIISETENPMLHRTDVTFELSHEDATPERLQVRDSLAAKLNKDADEVVVRKLDTKFGMRKTVGEAKVYETADDARDVEQDHMLERNKIGAADEAETDAEAEAEEA, encoded by the coding sequence ATGGACGTCGACATCATCTCCGAAACGGAGAACCCCATGTTGCATCGAACCGACGTGACCTTCGAACTGTCCCACGAGGACGCGACGCCCGAGCGCCTGCAGGTTCGGGACAGTCTCGCGGCCAAACTGAACAAGGACGCCGACGAGGTCGTCGTCCGTAAACTCGACACCAAGTTCGGGATGCGAAAGACCGTCGGCGAGGCCAAGGTCTACGAGACGGCCGACGACGCCCGCGACGTCGAACAGGACCACATGCTCGAGCGAAACAAGATCGGTGCCGCCGACGAGGCCGAGACCGATGCCGAAGCCGAAGCGGAGGAAGCGTAA